One Desulfovibrio fairfieldensis genomic window carries:
- a CDS encoding DUF1847 domain-containing protein: MHSSSPPPRCAACPFKREERLCCVPGGKHPPDCPSAAHTDLVEKSRRTYAQPDIRHFARQAARVERHSYAKLPDGGRMPCRPRILEIVAFARAMGYHRLGLLFCIGLRREAAGAAEIFEAQGLETISAVCKAGGLSKSELGLSGEDLLNPEQPESMCNPVLQAELMNRAQVDFNVLLGLCVGHDTLALRHLEAPATVLAVKDRMLGHNPLAAVQCSGSYFNYLKTPM; this comes from the coding sequence ATGCACAGTTCCTCCCCACCGCCCCGTTGCGCGGCCTGTCCCTTCAAACGCGAAGAGCGGCTCTGTTGCGTGCCGGGCGGCAAACATCCGCCGGACTGCCCTTCGGCGGCGCACACGGACTTGGTGGAGAAGAGCCGCCGGACCTACGCGCAGCCGGACATCCGGCATTTCGCCCGCCAGGCCGCCCGGGTGGAGCGGCACAGCTACGCGAAACTGCCCGACGGCGGGCGCATGCCCTGCCGCCCCCGGATTTTGGAAATCGTGGCCTTTGCCAGGGCCATGGGCTACCATCGCCTGGGCCTGCTCTTTTGTATCGGCCTGCGGCGCGAGGCCGCGGGAGCGGCGGAAATCTTCGAGGCCCAGGGCCTGGAAACAATTTCCGCCGTTTGCAAGGCGGGCGGGCTGTCCAAGAGCGAGCTGGGCCTCTCGGGCGAGGATCTGCTCAACCCGGAGCAGCCGGAAAGCATGTGCAATCCCGTGCTCCAGGCCGAGCTGATGAACAGGGCCCAGGTGGACTTCAACGTGCTGCTGGGACTCTGCGTGGGCCACGACACCCTGGCCCTGCGCCATCTGGAGGCCCCGGCCACCGTGCTGGCCGTCAAGGACCGCATGCTGGGACATAATCCGCTGGCCGCTGTCCAGTGCAGCGGCAGTTATTTCAACTACCTCAAGACACCGATGTAA
- a CDS encoding biotin carboxylase N-terminal domain-containing protein codes for MRACRKLGVAFTAVYTAEDAASGHVRLAREEGGEKSLFRVSSYHDANELMAVADEAGCTAVHPGYGFFAEDFRFARRVTKRDRKLTFIGPSWKIIRELGDKINTKRLARSLGVPTVPGSDRPIYDEMEAERIAKSVFEFQEQQGIQRPLVLVKASAGGGGMGIEEVYDPDQFRSVYRRIRNYALRQFKDEGVLIEQRITDFNHLEVQIVSDRSGTNPVHFGTRNCSIQSTGLQKRIEVAPGFAPDELEYTFNAGRVLTDIVDYSLTMARKVGYDNVGTWEWIVTRKGDPFLMEVNTRIQVENGVSARISRVRGKEGVDLIAEQIRIGLGQPLGYTQAEIASEGVGIEYRLIAEDPDNNFTPWVGRIEHFQWKDQPWLAMLTHVPRNEPYEIPTEFDPNLALAIIWGKDLEEAKARGLEFLDSLRLEGQNGAGDPLKSNVGFLKANTGRILRF; via the coding sequence ATGCGGGCCTGCCGCAAGCTGGGTGTGGCATTCACGGCCGTGTACACCGCCGAGGACGCGGCCTCGGGCCATGTCCGCCTGGCCCGCGAGGAAGGCGGGGAAAAGAGCCTGTTCCGCGTGTCCTCCTATCACGACGCCAACGAACTGATGGCCGTTGCCGACGAGGCGGGCTGCACCGCCGTGCATCCGGGCTACGGCTTTTTCGCCGAGGATTTCCGTTTCGCCCGCCGGGTCACCAAGCGCGACCGCAAACTGACCTTCATCGGCCCCTCCTGGAAAATCATCCGCGAGCTGGGCGACAAGATCAATACCAAGCGCCTGGCCCGCAGCCTGGGCGTGCCCACGGTGCCTGGTTCGGACCGCCCCATTTACGACGAGATGGAGGCCGAGCGCATCGCCAAGTCGGTCTTTGAATTCCAGGAACAGCAGGGCATCCAGCGCCCGCTGGTGCTGGTCAAGGCCTCGGCGGGCGGCGGCGGCATGGGCATTGAGGAAGTCTACGACCCGGACCAGTTCCGCTCGGTCTACCGGCGCATCCGCAATTACGCCCTGCGCCAGTTCAAGGACGAAGGCGTGCTCATCGAGCAGCGCATCACGGATTTCAACCACCTGGAAGTGCAGATCGTTTCGGACCGCTCGGGCACGAACCCCGTGCACTTCGGCACGCGCAACTGCTCCATCCAGTCAACGGGCCTGCAGAAACGCATCGAGGTCGCGCCGGGCTTCGCGCCGGACGAACTGGAGTATACCTTTAATGCGGGCCGCGTGCTTACGGACATTGTGGACTATTCCCTGACCATGGCCCGCAAGGTGGGCTATGACAACGTGGGCACCTGGGAATGGATCGTCACCCGCAAGGGCGACCCCTTCCTTATGGAGGTCAACACCCGCATCCAGGTGGAAAACGGCGTCTCGGCCCGCATTTCGCGTGTTCGCGGCAAAGAGGGCGTGGATCTCATCGCCGAGCAGATCCGCATCGGCCTGGGCCAGCCCCTGGGCTACACCCAGGCGGAAATCGCCTCCGAGGGCGTGGGCATCGAGTACCGCCTCATCGCCGAGGACCCGGACAACAATTTCACGCCCTGGGTGGGCCGCATCGAGCACTTCCAATGGAAGGACCAGCCCTGGCTGGCCATGCTGACCCATGTGCCCCGCAACGAGCCCTACGAGATCCCCACGGAATTCGACCCCAACCTGGCCCTGGCGATCATCTGGGGCAAGGACCTGGAGGAGGCCAAGGCCCGCGGCCTGGAATTTCTGGACTCCCTGCGCCTGGAAGGCCAGAACGGCGCGGGCGACCCCCTTAAATCCAATGTGGGCTTTTTGAAGGCCAATACCGGACGCATTCTGCGTTTTTAA
- a CDS encoding sulfite exporter TauE/SafE family protein encodes MPLTPLELSCAALAVFCAGLVRGATGFGFSMICIVLLTLLLPPAHIAPVIVLWEIAASAGHLPFVYKEADWKALRHLALGVALGTPPGAYCLASVPAAPMTAVINTVVLVLTGMLFFGFKLRQRPGRWGACGVGALTGLINGASANGGPPVILFFLSGPSSAAVSRASLIAFFLFTDVLAALVYWGYGLMTGQVFLLAAVMLPCVGLGIWLGSRWFRRVDEVRFRRVVLALLLLISLAGLLPSLISITG; translated from the coding sequence ATGCCCCTTACGCCCCTGGAATTGAGCTGCGCCGCCCTGGCCGTGTTCTGCGCCGGCCTGGTCCGGGGCGCCACAGGTTTCGGCTTTTCCATGATCTGCATTGTGCTGCTGACCCTGCTGCTGCCCCCGGCGCACATCGCGCCGGTGATCGTGCTCTGGGAGATCGCGGCCAGTGCCGGGCATTTGCCCTTTGTCTACAAGGAAGCGGATTGGAAAGCCCTGCGCCATCTGGCGCTGGGCGTGGCCTTGGGCACGCCGCCGGGCGCGTACTGTTTGGCCTCGGTGCCCGCCGCGCCGATGACCGCGGTCATCAATACGGTCGTGCTGGTCCTGACGGGCATGCTTTTTTTCGGCTTCAAGCTGCGGCAGCGGCCGGGCCGCTGGGGAGCCTGCGGGGTGGGCGCGCTCACCGGGCTGATCAACGGCGCGTCGGCCAACGGCGGGCCGCCGGTCATTCTCTTTTTCCTGTCCGGCCCTTCCAGCGCGGCGGTGAGCCGCGCTTCGCTCATCGCTTTTTTCCTGTTCACCGACGTGCTGGCTGCCTTGGTGTATTGGGGCTACGGCCTGATGACCGGCCAGGTTTTCCTGCTGGCCGCCGTGATGCTGCCCTGCGTGGGCCTGGGCATCTGGCTGGGCTCGCGCTGGTTCCGGCGCGTGGACGAGGTCCGCTTCCGGCGCGTGGTGCTGGCCCTGCTCCTGCTCATAAGCCTGGCGGGCCTACTGCCGTCCCTGATCAGCATCACGGGCTGA
- a CDS encoding acetyl-CoA carboxylase carboxyl transferase subunit alpha/beta: MDNNIEKRIQSLRDRLTYMQDIFAGKHKDNADLLEERLTAFAERARSGSLNDPYAELATVEDLFSYVERRLESSVTPMDRVRIVRHPQRICLRDILENVYDNFTEVGGQDEHSLDPSMLIARAVITRRRGKKIYTQSVMVIGQEKGHGAEFRNGGSVKPWGNAKALQYMRVAETEGIPIHAYIFTPGSFPIEDYPGAAQQIARNIYGMAGLRVPVVAVISEGGSGGAEAIGLADKRLMLSHGYYSVISPEGAAAIEGRLKAGQRATPELIEHCAENLHITAQDNLRFGYIDRVVQEPSLGARPWHFDFFRSLRQEVIRATDEVVISTRKMPVFRGLALSRHRNPEVNLDELHIRWGLSAAAKDRLRERRQQKFLRLSRQAARDRRPFLTKTAAAFWDWFSKPWVSFKYDFYRKHQRQIRGFMEEVDNEWEMFKGRLLSPWRKLTRNLPSRADNKARELTALSAWTDDSRRHKWNYLSPRYKVDRTLTCPNSASYGCLDLWGPDLFAEFAGVCSHCGYHFPMEPEWYVKNVFDPGSVFEFNSEIEAGNPLDFPGFAERISDAQKKTGAKSGCMTFEARIDNTKMVVAMLMGTFRGGSVGAAEGYKFVEAAQRAAKKRYPFLAYVHGTAGIRIQEGTHGVIQMPRCTVAVRRYIESGGLYMVLYDTNSFAGPVASFLGCSPYQFAVRSSNIGFAGPGVIKETTGMDIPPKYHRSYRALSRGHIQGIWDRRQIRANLKQALLTIGGRNLYYR; this comes from the coding sequence ATGGACAACAACATCGAAAAACGCATCCAGAGCCTGCGCGACCGACTGACCTACATGCAGGACATTTTCGCGGGCAAGCACAAGGACAACGCGGACCTGCTGGAAGAGCGGCTCACGGCTTTCGCCGAACGCGCCCGCTCCGGCTCGCTCAACGATCCCTATGCGGAACTGGCCACGGTCGAGGATCTGTTCTCCTATGTGGAGCGCCGTCTGGAAAGCAGCGTCACGCCCATGGACCGGGTGCGCATCGTGCGTCATCCGCAGCGTATCTGCCTGCGCGACATCCTGGAAAACGTCTACGACAACTTCACTGAAGTGGGCGGCCAGGACGAGCACAGCCTGGACCCCAGCATGCTCATCGCCCGCGCGGTGATCACCCGCCGCCGGGGCAAAAAGATTTACACCCAGTCGGTCATGGTCATCGGCCAGGAGAAAGGCCACGGCGCGGAATTCCGCAACGGCGGCTCGGTCAAGCCCTGGGGCAACGCCAAGGCCCTCCAGTACATGCGCGTGGCCGAAACCGAGGGCATTCCCATCCACGCCTATATTTTCACGCCCGGCTCCTTTCCCATTGAGGACTACCCCGGCGCGGCCCAGCAGATCGCCCGCAACATTTACGGCATGGCGGGCCTGCGCGTGCCCGTGGTGGCCGTGATTTCCGAGGGCGGCTCCGGCGGGGCCGAGGCCATCGGCCTGGCGGACAAGCGCCTGATGCTCTCGCACGGCTATTATTCGGTCATTTCGCCGGAAGGCGCCGCAGCCATCGAAGGACGGCTCAAGGCCGGACAGCGAGCCACTCCCGAGCTGATCGAGCACTGCGCCGAAAATCTGCACATCACGGCCCAGGACAATCTGCGCTTCGGTTATATCGACCGAGTGGTGCAGGAGCCGTCCCTGGGCGCGCGGCCCTGGCATTTCGACTTTTTCCGCTCCTTGCGCCAGGAGGTCATCCGGGCCACGGACGAAGTGGTCATCTCCACCCGCAAGATGCCTGTTTTCCGAGGGCTGGCCCTCTCGCGCCACCGCAATCCGGAAGTCAACCTGGACGAGCTGCATATCCGCTGGGGCCTGTCGGCCGCAGCCAAGGACCGTCTGCGCGAACGCCGCCAGCAGAAATTTCTGCGCCTCTCACGCCAGGCCGCGCGCGACCGCCGTCCCTTCCTGACCAAGACCGCCGCCGCCTTCTGGGACTGGTTCTCCAAGCCCTGGGTCAGCTTCAAGTATGATTTCTATCGCAAGCACCAACGCCAGATCCGGGGCTTCATGGAAGAGGTGGACAACGAGTGGGAAATGTTCAAGGGCCGCCTGCTCTCCCCCTGGCGCAAGCTCACCCGCAATCTGCCCAGCCGCGCGGACAACAAGGCCAGGGAACTCACGGCCCTTTCGGCCTGGACGGACGATTCGCGGCGGCACAAGTGGAATTATCTCTCGCCCCGCTACAAGGTCGACCGCACCCTGACCTGTCCCAACAGCGCTTCCTACGGTTGTCTGGATCTCTGGGGTCCGGACCTTTTCGCGGAATTCGCGGGCGTGTGCAGCCACTGCGGCTACCATTTTCCCATGGAGCCCGAATGGTACGTGAAAAACGTCTTCGATCCCGGCTCGGTCTTTGAGTTCAACAGCGAAATCGAGGCGGGCAATCCCCTGGACTTTCCCGGTTTTGCCGAGCGCATCAGCGACGCCCAGAAAAAGACCGGGGCCAAGAGCGGCTGCATGACCTTTGAAGCCCGCATCGACAACACCAAGATGGTGGTTGCCATGCTCATGGGCACCTTCCGGGGCGGCTCGGTGGGCGCGGCCGAAGGCTACAAATTCGTGGAGGCCGCGCAGCGCGCCGCCAAGAAGCGCTACCCCTTCCTGGCCTACGTGCACGGCACGGCGGGCATCCGCATCCAGGAGGGCACCCACGGCGTGATCCAGATGCCGCGCTGCACCGTGGCCGTGCGCCGCTACATCGAATCCGGCGGCCTGTACATGGTGCTGTACGATACCAATTCCTTCGCCGGGCCGGTGGCCAGCTTCCTGGGCTGCTCGCCCTACCAGTTCGCGGTGCGCTCCTCCAACATCGGCTTCGCCGGACCGGGCGTGATCAAGGAAACCACGGGCATGGACATTCCGCCCAAATACCACCGCTCCTACCGCGCGCTGTCGCGCGGCCACATTCAGGGCATCTGGGACCGGAGGCAGATCCGCGCGAACCTCAAGCAGGCTCTGCTTACCATCGGCGGCAGAAACTTGTATTATCGGTAA
- a CDS encoding single-stranded DNA-binding protein, whose translation MLNKVMIIGRLGRDPELRYTQSGSPVASLNVATDESYTDRDGNKVERTEWHRVSVFQRQAENCANYLAKGSLIYVEGSLQTRKWQDQQGQDRYTTEIKAQRVQFLDRKGDAPRGGQGGPGGYEDDYAAGGGSAPRQAPRGQGGGQRAQGGQGGGGQAQQRQAPRQQPQDEDLGPAFPSEASNMDEVPF comes from the coding sequence ATGTTGAATAAAGTCATGATCATCGGCCGCCTGGGCCGCGACCCCGAACTGCGCTACACCCAAAGCGGCTCGCCGGTAGCCAGTCTGAACGTGGCCACCGACGAATCCTATACCGACCGCGACGGCAACAAGGTGGAACGCACCGAATGGCACCGTGTGTCCGTGTTTCAGCGCCAGGCTGAAAACTGCGCCAATTACCTTGCCAAGGGCAGCCTTATCTATGTGGAAGGCAGTCTGCAGACCCGCAAATGGCAGGATCAGCAGGGCCAGGACCGTTACACCACGGAAATCAAGGCCCAGCGCGTGCAGTTTCTGGACCGCAAGGGCGACGCCCCGCGCGGCGGCCAGGGCGGCCCCGGCGGCTATGAGGATGACTACGCCGCCGGTGGCGGGTCCGCACCCCGGCAGGCTCCGCGCGGCCAGGGCGGGGGCCAGCGGGCCCAGGGCGGACAGGGGGGCGGCGGTCAGGCGCAGCAGCGTCAGGCTCCGCGCCAGCAGCCCCAAGACGAGGATCTGGGCCCGGCCTTCCCCTCGGAAGCCTCCAACATGGATGAAGTGCCCTTCTAG
- the dsrM gene encoding sulfate reduction electron transfer complex DsrMKJOP subunit DsrM — protein MFSSLLLVLLIGAIAWAGASAGLAPLFGVALPYVAVVVFIAGMVWRMVYWAKSPVPFCIPTTGGQEQSLDFIKQNKIDCPSTTWGVVKRMFLEVFFFRSLFRNSLADVRENDPISNGPRSVYYSSKWLWCFALLFHYCFLLIFIRHFRFFIEPVPSCITFLESIDGIMQVGSPRFYWTGGLVLVALLFLLCRRIFNHRLRYLSLLNDYFPLWLLIGIVGTGLCLRYFDKTEIAEVKIFVMGLTHFAPVAATGINALFFVHLTLVSVLLIYFPFSKLVHMPGVFFSPTRNQANNSRRVRHINPWNPPKQYFTYPEYEDTYREAMAEAGLPLDKQPEKAAE, from the coding sequence ATGTTCTCATCATTACTGCTGGTGCTGCTCATAGGGGCCATCGCCTGGGCGGGAGCGAGCGCGGGACTCGCCCCTCTGTTCGGCGTGGCGCTGCCTTATGTGGCGGTAGTCGTCTTCATCGCCGGGATGGTCTGGCGCATGGTGTACTGGGCCAAATCGCCCGTGCCCTTCTGCATCCCCACCACCGGCGGGCAGGAGCAATCGCTTGATTTCATCAAGCAGAACAAGATCGACTGCCCCAGCACCACCTGGGGCGTTGTAAAGCGGATGTTCCTGGAAGTCTTTTTCTTCCGTTCCCTGTTCCGCAACTCCCTGGCGGACGTGCGCGAAAATGACCCGATCAGCAACGGGCCGCGCAGCGTCTACTATTCCTCCAAGTGGTTGTGGTGTTTCGCCCTGCTCTTCCACTACTGTTTCCTGTTGATCTTTATCCGGCACTTCCGCTTCTTCATCGAGCCCGTGCCGTCCTGTATCACCTTCCTGGAATCCATCGACGGGATCATGCAGGTCGGTTCGCCGCGCTTCTACTGGACCGGCGGCCTGGTGCTGGTGGCCCTGCTTTTCCTGCTGTGCCGCCGCATTTTCAATCACCGCCTGCGCTATCTCTCCCTGCTCAACGACTACTTCCCGCTCTGGCTGCTCATCGGCATCGTGGGCACGGGCCTCTGCCTGCGTTATTTTGATAAAACCGAAATCGCCGAGGTCAAGATCTTCGTCATGGGCCTCACGCACTTCGCGCCCGTGGCGGCCACAGGCATCAACGCCCTGTTCTTCGTGCACCTGACCCTGGTCAGCGTGCTGCTGATCTACTTCCCCTTCTCCAAACTCGTGCACATGCCCGGCGTGTTCTTCAGCCCCACGCGCAACCAGGCCAACAATTCCCGCCGGGTGCGCCACATCAACCCCTGGAATCCGCCCAAGCAGTACTTCACCTACCCCGAGTACGAGGATACCTACCGCGAAGCCATGGCCGAAGCCGGCCTGCCGCTGGATAAGCAACCCGAAAAGGCCGCCGAGTAA
- the sat gene encoding sulfate adenylyltransferase, with amino-acid sequence MSKLVPPHGGKGLVCCLLEGKALEDEKKKAAGLKQIEISSRAKGDLIMMGIGGFSPLTGFMNKADWKSVCEKMLLSDGTFWPVPVTLDISAEDAKGLKVGQEVALVRKGEIMATMKVEEIYEMTEADKKWECELVFKGEGPDSEKFWEVAPNDHPGVKMVLAQKEYNIAGPVKVLSQGEFPEKFPGVYMTPAQLREKMDERGWQKVAALQLRNPMHRSHEYLAKIGVEICDGVVIHSLVGSLKPGDIPAEVRVKCIDTLVDKYFVKDFVIQAGYPLDMRYAGPREALLHATFRQNYGINNLLVGRDHAGVGDFYGMFEAQEIFRKMPAPADEGKRLLCEPLNIDWTFYCKKCDGMASMRTCPHSKEDRVILSGTKLRKMLSEGAEVPDHFGREEVLVILREYYSGLTEKVEIKMQRAAAGSTM; translated from the coding sequence ATGTCCAAACTGGTACCCCCGCATGGCGGCAAAGGCCTGGTGTGTTGCCTGTTGGAAGGCAAGGCTTTGGAAGATGAAAAGAAAAAGGCCGCCGGCCTGAAGCAGATCGAGATTTCTTCCCGTGCCAAGGGCGACCTGATCATGATGGGCATTGGCGGTTTTTCGCCCCTGACCGGCTTCATGAACAAAGCCGACTGGAAGAGCGTGTGCGAAAAAATGCTGCTCTCCGACGGCACCTTCTGGCCCGTGCCGGTGACCCTCGACATCTCCGCCGAAGACGCGAAAGGCCTCAAAGTCGGCCAGGAAGTGGCTCTCGTCCGCAAGGGCGAAATCATGGCGACCATGAAGGTGGAAGAAATCTACGAGATGACCGAAGCCGACAAAAAGTGGGAATGCGAGCTGGTCTTCAAGGGCGAAGGCCCGGACTCCGAAAAGTTCTGGGAAGTGGCCCCCAATGACCACCCCGGCGTCAAAATGGTGCTGGCCCAGAAGGAATATAACATCGCCGGCCCGGTGAAAGTGCTCTCGCAGGGCGAATTCCCCGAAAAATTCCCCGGCGTGTACATGACCCCCGCCCAGTTGCGTGAAAAGATGGACGAACGCGGCTGGCAGAAAGTTGCCGCCCTGCAGCTGCGCAACCCCATGCACCGTTCGCACGAATACCTCGCCAAGATCGGCGTGGAAATCTGCGATGGCGTGGTCATCCACTCCCTGGTGGGCTCCCTGAAGCCCGGCGACATTCCGGCCGAAGTGCGCGTGAAGTGCATTGACACCCTGGTGGACAAATACTTTGTCAAAGACTTCGTGATCCAGGCCGGTTATCCTCTGGACATGCGTTATGCCGGACCGCGTGAAGCCCTGCTGCACGCCACCTTCCGCCAGAACTACGGCATCAACAACCTGCTGGTCGGCCGCGACCACGCCGGTGTGGGCGACTTCTACGGCATGTTCGAGGCCCAGGAAATCTTCCGCAAGATGCCCGCGCCCGCCGATGAAGGCAAACGCCTGCTCTGCGAGCCCCTGAACATCGACTGGACCTTCTACTGCAAGAAGTGCGACGGCATGGCCTCCATGCGCACCTGCCCGCACAGCAAGGAAGACCGCGTGATTCTGTCGGGCACCAAACTGCGCAAGATGCTCTCCGAAGGCGCGGAAGTGCCGGATCACTTCGGCCGTGAGGAAGTGCTCGTGATTCTGCGCGAGTACTATTCCGGTCTCACCGAAAAGGTGGAAATCAAGATGCAGCGCGCCGCCGCCGGTTCCACCATGTAG
- a CDS encoding biotin attachment protein — translation MIDISALLDEIKASPYREIVITAPHTGRVTFAGLKTGDKVLGPQGQWKEKPGTQLATLERERNPKPICTPEKGEISELHSELEGCFVEAGTPLAVLRHMLTREEVQRAILQKALHLFRAPERAKYYFTPEVDKKIRASDAHSVAVRDGMELLIMSRMKREVPLHYTGPDGVIYAVYFKYSENMDTGAPLIGVCPQDQLPAIQDVIMRVQTEWTEKE, via the coding sequence ATGATCGACATTTCCGCCTTGCTGGATGAAATCAAGGCCTCGCCCTACCGCGAGATCGTCATTACCGCGCCCCACACCGGGCGAGTGACCTTTGCCGGTCTCAAAACCGGCGACAAGGTCCTGGGGCCCCAGGGCCAATGGAAGGAAAAACCCGGCACCCAGCTGGCCACACTGGAGCGCGAACGCAATCCCAAGCCCATCTGTACGCCGGAAAAAGGTGAAATCAGCGAGTTGCACAGCGAGCTGGAGGGCTGCTTCGTAGAGGCCGGAACGCCGCTGGCCGTGCTGCGCCACATGCTCACCCGCGAGGAAGTGCAGCGGGCCATTCTGCAGAAGGCCCTGCATCTGTTCCGCGCGCCCGAGCGGGCCAAATACTATTTCACGCCCGAAGTGGACAAGAAAATCCGCGCTTCGGACGCGCATTCCGTAGCGGTGCGGGACGGCATGGAACTCCTGATCATGTCGCGCATGAAACGCGAAGTGCCCCTGCACTACACGGGCCCGGACGGCGTCATTTACGCCGTCTACTTCAAGTACAGCGAAAACATGGACACGGGCGCGCCGCTCATCGGCGTTTGCCCGCAGGACCAGCTTCCGGCCATTCAGGACGTGATCATGCGCGTTCAGACCGAATGGACGGAAAAAGAATAA
- a CDS encoding purine-nucleoside phosphorylase: MQNPQEVQLAVEALRAALPDSAFGAEAPLGLILGTGLSGLAAALAGDAGGAGPCVAPFAQLPGFPLPGVDSHHGAFVLGRLGGRPVLAQQGRCHLYEGRSPAEVCMGVRVMAGLGVKTLIITNAAGALNPLFEAGDLMCMADQINHTGVSPIMGPNCASWGERFPDMSAVFDPELRALAQETAEHLGIRLERGVYIGVHGPEMETPAETRMYRQWGADAVGMSTVLEVIAARHLGMRVLGFSCLSNKNLPDCMAPAPLEEIIAVAGRAGAKLDRLLRALVTKL; the protein is encoded by the coding sequence ATGCAAAATCCACAAGAAGTCCAGCTTGCCGTCGAGGCGTTGCGCGCCGCCCTGCCCGATTCCGCCTTCGGGGCGGAAGCCCCTCTGGGTCTGATCCTGGGCACCGGCCTTTCGGGCCTGGCAGCCGCCCTGGCTGGCGACGCGGGCGGGGCCGGTCCCTGCGTGGCGCCCTTCGCGCAACTGCCCGGTTTTCCGCTGCCCGGCGTGGATTCGCATCACGGGGCCTTTGTTCTGGGCCGCCTGGGCGGGCGGCCGGTACTGGCCCAGCAGGGCCGCTGCCATCTGTATGAGGGCAGAAGCCCGGCCGAGGTCTGCATGGGCGTGCGGGTCATGGCCGGGCTGGGCGTGAAAACCCTGATCATCACCAATGCCGCCGGGGCGCTCAACCCGCTCTTTGAGGCCGGGGACCTGATGTGCATGGCCGACCAGATCAACCATACCGGCGTTTCGCCGATCATGGGGCCCAATTGCGCGTCCTGGGGCGAGCGCTTTCCGGACATGAGCGCGGTTTTTGACCCGGAACTGCGGGCCCTGGCCCAAGAAACGGCGGAGCATCTGGGCATCCGCCTGGAGCGGGGCGTCTACATCGGAGTGCACGGGCCGGAAATGGAAACTCCGGCGGAAACCCGCATGTACCGCCAGTGGGGTGCCGACGCCGTGGGCATGAGCACCGTGCTGGAAGTGATTGCGGCGCGGCATCTGGGCATGCGCGTGCTGGGCTTTTCCTGCCTGTCCAACAAGAATTTGCCGGACTGCATGGCGCCCGCGCCCCTGGAGGAAATCATCGCCGTGGCCGGGCGCGCCGGGGCCAAACTGGACCGCCTGCTCAGGGCCTTGGTGACAAAACTTTGA
- a CDS encoding RsbRD N-terminal domain-containing protein — translation MNAQEIFRSRKNDVVRLWTEAVYSTYPFETTGFLRTKQDAFGNPVANMTKEAAGTLYDAVAGEEVEVATVKNALERFVKLRAVQTFTPSQGLGVFYLMKPLLRERILPELAEQGELDAYLTAESRLDSLALLAFDIYTAARETLAESRIKEIRNQYAQLARWAQTLEEGPSGAR, via the coding sequence ATGAACGCACAAGAAATTTTTCGCAGCCGGAAAAATGATGTGGTCCGCCTCTGGACAGAGGCGGTGTACTCCACCTATCCCTTTGAGACCACCGGATTCCTGCGCACCAAGCAGGACGCTTTCGGCAATCCCGTGGCAAATATGACCAAGGAGGCGGCGGGAACGCTGTACGACGCCGTGGCCGGAGAAGAGGTGGAGGTGGCCACGGTCAAAAACGCGCTGGAACGCTTCGTGAAGCTGCGCGCCGTGCAGACCTTCACGCCGAGCCAGGGCCTGGGGGTTTTTTACCTGATGAAGCCCCTTCTGCGGGAGCGCATTTTGCCCGAGCTGGCCGAACAGGGGGAGCTTGACGCCTATCTCACGGCTGAATCCCGCCTGGACAGCTTGGCGTTGCTGGCCTTCGACATCTATACCGCGGCCCGCGAAACGCTGGCGGAGTCGCGCATCAAGGAAATCCGCAACCAGTACGCCCAACTGGCGCGCTGGGCGCAGACATTGGAGGAAGGCCCGTCCGGCGCGCGTTGA